A single genomic interval of Spinacia oleracea cultivar Varoflay chromosome 6, BTI_SOV_V1, whole genome shotgun sequence harbors:
- the LOC110784891 gene encoding pentatricopeptide repeat-containing protein At5g46100 produces the protein MGTRAALKWSKKITTSQVEQLIRAEKDLAKAIVIFDSATAEYKNGYKHDHTTFGRMISRLVSANQFRPAEELLGKMKEEKCEINEDIFLSILRGYGRVHKPLEAIRIFESAKGYECKLTEKSYITLFSLLVDENELKMAMRFYRYMKELGIPPTVVSLNILIKALCKSSGTIDAASNIFREMPLRGCPPDSYTYGTLISGLCKWGRIDEANELFREMEAKGCLPTVVTYTTLIHGLCKSEKLGDALTLFEEMRSKNIKPNVFTYSALMDGLCKHDRSLHALGLLDVMVRQNLSPNMITYSTLIYGLCKDGNLCEALEIFDRMKLQGLKPDAALYGKIIRGFCDLRKFQEAANFLEEMVLAGISLNRLTWTIHVRTHTIVIQGLCEVDLIRAFRLYLSMRTRGLSVEPEVFISLIKGFCKKGDLHKTCRVVDEMVCDGCLPDKELWKAILEVFLDQKKMVESVESFQVLLLQNIDELEKLSVD, from the coding sequence ATGGGAACCAGGGCGGCATTGAAGTGGTCGAAGAAAATTACAACATCACAAGTGGAACAGCTCATTCGAGCTGAAAAGGACTTGGCTAAAGCCATTGTGATATTTGATTCAGCAACAGCTGAGTACAAAAATGGCTATAAACATGACCATACAACTTTTGGGCGTATGATATCTAGATTAGTCTCTGCCAACCAGTTTAGACCTGCAGAGGAGCTCCTTGGAAAAATGAAGGAAGAGAAGTGTGAGATTAATGAAGACATATTCCTCTCCATTTTGAGAGGATATGGTCGGGTTCATAAGCCATTGGAGGCCATTCGAATTTTTGAGAGCGCAAAAGGATATGAATGCAAACTCACCGAGAAGTCTTACATAACTCTATTTTCCTTACTCGTTGATGAAAACGAGTTAAAGATGGCCATGAGGTTTTACCGCTATATGAAGGAATTGGGTATTCCACCAACTGTTGTTTCTCTTAACATCTTGATCAAAGCCCTATGCAAAAGCAGTGGGACAATTGATGCTGCCTCTAATATATTCCGTGAAATGCCACTTCGTGGATGTCCTCCGGATTCATATACTTATGGTACATTGATTAGTGGGTTGTGTAAATGGGGAAGAATTGATGAAGCAAATGAACTTTTCAGAGAAATGGAGGCAAAAGGTTGTCTACCAACTGTTGTTACCTACACTACTTTGATACATGGTCTGTGTAAATCTGAAAAGTTAGGTGATGCTCTGACATTGTTTGAGGAGATGAGAAGCAAAAACATTAAGCCAAATGTGTTTACCTACAGTGCTTTGATGGATGGTCTTTGCAAGCATGACCGTTCTTTACATGCCTTGGGTCTATTGGATGTGATGGTTCGCCAAAATCTTTCTCCAAACATGATTACTTATAGTACTTTAATTTATGGACTTTGTAAAGATGGAAATCTTTGTGAAGCTTTAGAGATTTTTGATAGAATGAAACTTCAAGGTCTGAAACCTGATGCCGCATTGTATGGTAAGATCATAAGGGGATTCTGTGACTTGAGAAAGTTCCAGGAGGCTGCCAATTTCCTCGAGGAAATGGTCCTTGCTGGAATCTCACTCAATAGGTTAACTTGGACCATTCATGTTAGGACTCATACCATTGTCATACAAGGACTTTGTGAGGTTGATCTCATTCGAGCGTTCCGTTTGTACCTGAGTATGAGAACAAGAGGGCTCTCTGTTGAACCTGAAGTATTTATTTCACTTATCAAAGGCTTCTGCAAGAAAGGAGACCTGCACAAAACTTGCCGCGTTGTTGATGAGATGGTTTGTGATGGCTGTCTACCAGATAAGGAGTTATGGAAGGCTATCTTAGAAGTTTTTCTTGATCAGAAAAAGATGGTGGAGTCTGTTGAAAGCTTCCAGGTGCTGTTGTTACAGAATATTGATGAGCTTGAGAAGTTGTCTGTAGATTAG